The DNA region CCTTGGGCGATAATGTCATTGGTTTCCAGGGGCGACGGTGTAAACTCGATAGCAAAGGCCGGCCTAAACTGCTCGACTAAGGGGATCGCTCGACTGGCTGGGTAATTATTAAACGAAATCAAAATATTGCCGGCGCGTTCCACCTCAAACAAGCTGCCAATCAATAAATGCAATTTACAGCCCATGCTGTGCCCAACGCCGTAAATGGGCAAATATCGCTTGCGGAGCATTCCTGTCGAGTGTAAGCGATTGAGTGTTTGCTCAAAGTTCCAGAGTACAGAGCGGGCGATTTCGGTATGATCGAGGGTATTTACAAAGGGTGTGGCCACCACTGCATACCCTTGCCGGTTTAGCTCCTCTAATAACCATCGATAGGTCAGCTGAGGTGCAGCTGCCACAAAAGCGCCCCCAAGGAAATGCACCATGCCGGTGGGCCGAGGGGGAATTAAAACCCAGCTACCCGCTACTTCCTGCCAATCCATGCTCAACCCAATTCAGTCGTTTTTTCTATTTCCA from Microcoleus sp. FACHB-68 includes:
- a CDS encoding DUF1350 family protein; translation: MDWQEVAGSWVLIPPRPTGMVHFLGGAFVAAAPQLTYRWLLEELNRQGYAVVATPFVNTLDHTEIARSVLWNFEQTLNRLHSTGMLRKRYLPIYGVGHSMGCKLHLLIGSLFEVERAGNILISFNNYPASRAIPLVEQFRPAFAIEFTPSPLETNDIIAQGYRIRRNLLIKFNNDDIDQTLLLNQVLQRMFPDMVTLQTLNGNHLTPLGQDLSWPVGQVFTPMDALGQWMRQEVYRDLNQLKQQIFHWLDPLAPRKK